The following are encoded together in the Oncorhynchus nerka isolate Pitt River linkage group LG23, Oner_Uvic_2.0, whole genome shotgun sequence genome:
- the LOC115106127 gene encoding myosin-binding protein C, slow-type-like isoform X15 yields the protein MPEPTKKDEMSNGEKESVAPDSSEVPMPTPEISLEVSPPPPDDSVHVSAMGRKDSVWSLGEGQAPEDLDKPVDTPPLSSLLIERPQGGSITVGGDISFVAKVEAQDLLRKPTIKWFKGKWMDLASKTGKHLQLKETFDRRTKIHTFEMHIIKAKDNYAGNYRCEVTYKDKFDSCSFDLEVKELEQSQSVDIRSAFKRSSEGHEDAGDLDFSGLLKHREPKQDETPEVDVWEILKSARPDQYEKIAFEYGITDLRGLLKRLKKTKKEEKKSEAFAKKLDPAYQVDKGGKIRLVVDLADPTVELKWYKNGQEIRPTPNQRKFIFEQKGTQRIMVINNCGLNDDAAYSVAAGEEKCTTELFVKELPVKITKEIEAVKTTVNERIELACEVSEEGAQVKWCKNGVEVPTGPRSRYRVKSEGLKHWLIIDDASKEDTGTFSLMASGGTSEAKVQVELKPLKIIQDLQDMTVLLGQPLKMHCEIFPGNVPGRWYRNGQLIQSNDRINILQRAKNHRLEIVNSTIHDAGDYTFVPEGYSQSLCAKVHIVDPPRVHLESLNFPDNTVTIVAGNKLRVEIPISGEPAPRVVWMKGERVILDSGHRVRAETFSDHTSLTIDIAEKEDTGNYKIVLQNEAGEAGASIKVKVVDIPDPPEVPLVTEVGGDWCSMTWEPPIYDGGSPILGYFIERKKKQSSRWMRLNFDLNKETTFEPKKMIEGVPYEVRVFAVNAIGVSKPSEPSKAFVPLAVTSEPTMLVVDDVTDTTVTMKWRPPDTIGAAGLDGYLVEYCIEGTDDWRVTNKELTEKTKYTITGLPPEAKILVRVRAINAAGASTPRTLQHSILVKEVIEPPKIRIPRHLRQTYTRKVGEAVNLVIPFMGKPRPKVSWLKEGQTVDPTQVTIRNTDCDSIIFIRKAERKHSGKYDMKVEVENHVDTAIVDIQIVDLPGPPQCVKIDEVWGGNVALDWTPPKDNGNAAITGYTIQKADKKTMEWYTCIEHYHRTCITITELVVGNEYYFRIYSENMVGLSEGATQTKDSALIVKEGMQLKNPEYIDHDFKEPPKFTQPLINTFAIAGYNATLNCSVRANPRPKVIWMKNKIAIIDDPRYRMFSNQGVCTLEIRKPSPYDGGMYSCKAINYLGDALVECKLEVKGGFTFSELMQRGVPLHLIDKYMSETKAVEQPEK from the exons ATGATAGCGTCCATGTGTCAGCCATGGGGAGAAAAGACTCAG TGTGGTCTCTGGGAGAGGGACAGGCTCCAGAAGACCTTGACAAGCCCGTAGACACCCCACCGCTGTCCAGCCTGCTCATAGAAAGACCCCAGGGCGGATCCATCACTGTGG GTGGAGACATCTCCTTTGTTGCCAAGGTGGAGGCCCAAGACCTGCTCCGTAAACCCACCATCAAGTGGTTCAAAGGGAAATGGATGGACCTGGCCAGCAAGACCGGAAAGCACTTGCAACTGAAAGAAACCTTTGACCGACGCACCAAG ATTCACACATTTGAGATGCATATCATCAAGGCCAAAGACAACTATGCTGGAAACTACAGGTGTGAGGTCACCTACAAGGACAAATTTGACAGCTGTTCCTTTGACCTGGAAGTGAAAG AACTGGAACAGTCACAGAGTGTTGATATTCGATCAGCCTTCAAAAGAAG cagtGAAGGACACGAGGATGCAGGGGATCTTGACTTTAGTGGTCTTCTTAAACATAG GGAGCCCAAGCAGGATGAGACGCCTGAAGTGGACGTGTGGGAGATCCTGAAGTCGGCCAGGCCAGACCAGTACGAGAAGATCGCCTTTGAGTACGGCATAACAGACCTGCGGGGTCTGCTCAAGAGGCTGAAGAAGACcaagaaagaggagaagaagagtgaAG CTTTTGCCAAGAAGTTGGATCCAGCATACCAGGTGGACAAAGGAGGGAAGATCCGCTTAGTGGTGGATCTTGCAGACCCTACAGTAGAGCTGAAATGGTACAAGAACGGCCAGGAGATCCGTCCAACTCCAAA TCAAAGGAA GTTTATCTTTGAGCAAAAAGGCACACAGCGGATTATGGTCATCAACAACTGCGGCCTGAATGATGACGCTGCCTATTCCGTAGCCGCGGGAGAAGAGAAGTGCACCACAGAGCTGTTTGTCAAAG AGTTACCAGTGAAGATTACTAAAGAGATTGAGGCGGTGAAAACGACAGTGAACGAGAGGATTGAGTTGGCGTGTGAAGTGTCTGAAGAAGGAGCTCAAGTAAAATG GTGTAAGAACGGCGTGGAGGTCCCGACCGGGCCCCGGTCACGCTACCGTGTCAAGTCTGAGGGGCTGAAACACTGGCTAATCATTGACGATGCCTCAAAGGAAGACACTGGAACCTTCTCCCTCATGGCCTCTGGGGGAACCTCTGAAGCCAAAGTCCAGGTTGAAT TGAAGCCACTGAAGATTATTCAGGATTTGCAGGACATGACAGTGCTTTTGGGCCAGCCACTGAAGATGCACTGTGAGATCTTCCCTGGGAATGTTCCAGGTCGTTGGTACAGGAACGGACAGTTGATCCAGTCCAACGACCGCATCAACATCCTGCAAAGAGCCAA GAACCACCGATTAGAAATTGTGAACAGCACCATTCACGATGCTGGGGATTATACCTTTGTGCCAGAGGGATACTCTCAGAGCCTCTGTGCCAAAGTTCATATCGTTG ATCCTCCCAGGGTGCACCTGGAGAGCTTGAACTTTCCTGACAACACGGTGACCATTGTGGCAGGAAATAAACTCCGTGTGGAgatccccatcagtggagaaccAGCACCCAGAGTGGtgtggatgaagggagagagg GTAATCCTTGACTCGGGCCACCGTGTGCGAGCTGAAACCTTCTCGGACCACACCAGCCTCACCATCGACATCGCAGAGAAGGAGGACACAGGAAACTACAAGATAGTCCTGCAGAACGAGGCTGGGGAAGCAGGGGCTAGCATCAAAGTCAAGGTGGTGGATATCCCAGACCCTCCTGAAGTTCCCCTGGTCACGGAGGTGGGAGGAGACTGGTGCTCTATGACATGGGAACCCCCGATCTATGACGGAGGCTCACCCATcttag GCTACTTCATCGAAAGGAAGAAGAAGCAGAGTTCCAGATGGATGAGGCTGAACTTTGACCTGAACAAAGAGACCACATTTGAGCCTAAAAAGATGATTGAGGGTGTCCCGTACGAGGTGCGCGTCTTTGCTGTGAATGCCATCGGCGTGTCCAAACCCAGCGAGCCATCCAAAGCCTTTGTGCCGCTGG CTGTGACCAGCGAGCCCACCATGCTGGTGGTGGATGATGTCACAGACACCACGGTGACCATGAAGTGGCGTCCCCCAGACACCATCGGAGCTGCAGGCTTAGACGGCTACCTGGTGGAGTATTGCATCGAAGGAA CTGATGACTGGAGAGTAACCAATAAGGAGCTGACAGAGAAGACTAAGTACACCATCACTGGCCTCCCTCCAGAGGCTAAGATCCTGGTTAGGGTAAGGGCTATCAATGCTGCCGGCGCCAGCACTCCCAGAACACTTCAGCACTCTATCCTGGTCAAAGAGGTCATCG AACCACCTAAGATCCGCATCCCCCGTCACTTGAGGCAGACGTACACTCGTAAAGTCGGAGAAGCCGTCAATCTCGTTATTCCATTCATG GGCAAGCCCAGGCCAAAGGTGAGCTGGCTGAAGGAGGGCCAGACGGTGGACCCCACGCAGGTCACTATCCGCAACACAGACTGTGACAGCATCATCTTCATCCGCAAAGCAGAGAGGAAACACTCTGGGAAGTACGATAtgaaggtggaggtggagaaccACGTGGACACGGCCATCGTAGACATCCAGATAGTAG ACCTCCCAGGGCCTCCACAGTGTGTGAAGATAGATGAGGTCTGGGGGGGAAACGTGGCTCTGGACTGGACCCCTCCAAAGGACAATGGCAACGCCGCCATTACAGGCTACACCATCCAGAAAGCAGACAAGAAGACCATG GAGTGGTACACGTGTATTGAGCACTACCACCGCACCTGCATCACCATCACCGAGCTGGTGGTGGGGAACGAGTACTACTTCAGAATCTACTCTGAGAACATGGTGGGTCTGAGCGAGGGTGCCACCCAGACCAAGGACAGCGCCCTCATCGTTAAAGAAG GCATGCAACTGAAGAACCCCGAGTACATCGACCACGACTTCAAAGAGCCTCCCAAGTTCACCCAGCCCCTCATCAACACCTTCGCCATCGCTGGCTACAACGCCACCCTCAACTGCAGCGTCCGCGCCAACCCACGG CCCAAAGTGATTTGGATGAAGAATAAGATAGCCATCATTGACGACCCGCGCTACCGCATGTTTAGCAACCAAGGGGTCTGCACCCTGGAGATCCGGAAACCCAGTCCCTACGACGGGGGCATGTACTCCTGCAAGGCCATTAATTACCTGGGTGATGCACTAGTGGAGTGTAAACTGGAGGTTAAAG gGGGCTTTACCTTCTCTGAGCTCATGCAGCGTGGAGTGCCTTTACACCTGATCGATAAGTACATGAGCGAAACCAAGgccgtggagcagccagagaagTAG
- the LOC115106127 gene encoding myosin-binding protein C, slow-type-like isoform X18, with translation MPEPTKKDEMSNGEKVWSLGEGQAPEDLDKPVDTPPLSSLLIERPQGGSITVGGDISFVAKVEAQDLLRKPTIKWFKGKWMDLASKTGKHLQLKETFDRRTKIHTFEMHIIKAKDNYAGNYRCEVTYKDKFDSCSFDLEVKELEQSQSVDIRSAFKRSSEGHEDAGDLDFSGLLKHREPKQDETPEVDVWEILKSARPDQYEKIAFEYGITDLRGLLKRLKKTKKEEKKSEAFAKKLDPAYQVDKGGKIRLVVDLADPTVELKWYKNGQEIRPTPNQRKFIFEQKGTQRIMVINNCGLNDDAAYSVAAGEEKCTTELFVKELPVKITKEIEAVKTTVNERIELACEVSEEGAQVKWCKNGVEVPTGPRSRYRVKSEGLKHWLIIDDASKEDTGTFSLMASGGTSEAKVQVELKPLKIIQDLQDMTVLLGQPLKMHCEIFPGNVPGRWYRNGQLIQSNDRINILQRAKNHRLEIVNSTIHDAGDYTFVPEGYSQSLCAKVHIVDPPRVHLESLNFPDNTVTIVAGNKLRVEIPISGEPAPRVVWMKGERVILDSGHRVRAETFSDHTSLTIDIAEKEDTGNYKIVLQNEAGEAGASIKVKVVDIPDPPEVPLVTEVGGDWCSMTWEPPIYDGGSPILGYFIERKKKQSSRWMRLNFDLNKETTFEPKKMIEGVPYEVRVFAVNAIGVSKPSEPSKAFVPLAVTSEPTMLVVDDVTDTTVTMKWRPPDTIGAAGLDGYLVEYCIEGTDDWRVTNKELTEKTKYTITGLPPEAKILVRVRAINAAGASTPRTLQHSILVKEVIEPPKIRIPRHLRQTYTRKVGEAVNLVIPFMGKPRPKVSWLKEGQTVDPTQVTIRNTDCDSIIFIRKAERKHSGKYDMKVEVENHVDTAIVDIQIVDLPGPPQCVKIDEVWGGNVALDWTPPKDNGNAAITGYTIQKADKKTMEWYTCIEHYHRTCITITELVVGNEYYFRIYSENMVGLSEGATQTKDSALIVKEGMQLKNPEYIDHDFKEPPKFTQPLINTFAIAGYNATLNCSVRANPRPKVIWMKNKIAIIDDPRYRMFSNQGVCTLEIRKPSPYDGGMYSCKAINYLGDALVECKLEVKGGFTFSELMQRGVPLHLIDKYMSETKAVEQPEK, from the exons TGTGGTCTCTGGGAGAGGGACAGGCTCCAGAAGACCTTGACAAGCCCGTAGACACCCCACCGCTGTCCAGCCTGCTCATAGAAAGACCCCAGGGCGGATCCATCACTGTGG GTGGAGACATCTCCTTTGTTGCCAAGGTGGAGGCCCAAGACCTGCTCCGTAAACCCACCATCAAGTGGTTCAAAGGGAAATGGATGGACCTGGCCAGCAAGACCGGAAAGCACTTGCAACTGAAAGAAACCTTTGACCGACGCACCAAG ATTCACACATTTGAGATGCATATCATCAAGGCCAAAGACAACTATGCTGGAAACTACAGGTGTGAGGTCACCTACAAGGACAAATTTGACAGCTGTTCCTTTGACCTGGAAGTGAAAG AACTGGAACAGTCACAGAGTGTTGATATTCGATCAGCCTTCAAAAGAAG cagtGAAGGACACGAGGATGCAGGGGATCTTGACTTTAGTGGTCTTCTTAAACATAG GGAGCCCAAGCAGGATGAGACGCCTGAAGTGGACGTGTGGGAGATCCTGAAGTCGGCCAGGCCAGACCAGTACGAGAAGATCGCCTTTGAGTACGGCATAACAGACCTGCGGGGTCTGCTCAAGAGGCTGAAGAAGACcaagaaagaggagaagaagagtgaAG CTTTTGCCAAGAAGTTGGATCCAGCATACCAGGTGGACAAAGGAGGGAAGATCCGCTTAGTGGTGGATCTTGCAGACCCTACAGTAGAGCTGAAATGGTACAAGAACGGCCAGGAGATCCGTCCAACTCCAAA TCAAAGGAA GTTTATCTTTGAGCAAAAAGGCACACAGCGGATTATGGTCATCAACAACTGCGGCCTGAATGATGACGCTGCCTATTCCGTAGCCGCGGGAGAAGAGAAGTGCACCACAGAGCTGTTTGTCAAAG AGTTACCAGTGAAGATTACTAAAGAGATTGAGGCGGTGAAAACGACAGTGAACGAGAGGATTGAGTTGGCGTGTGAAGTGTCTGAAGAAGGAGCTCAAGTAAAATG GTGTAAGAACGGCGTGGAGGTCCCGACCGGGCCCCGGTCACGCTACCGTGTCAAGTCTGAGGGGCTGAAACACTGGCTAATCATTGACGATGCCTCAAAGGAAGACACTGGAACCTTCTCCCTCATGGCCTCTGGGGGAACCTCTGAAGCCAAAGTCCAGGTTGAAT TGAAGCCACTGAAGATTATTCAGGATTTGCAGGACATGACAGTGCTTTTGGGCCAGCCACTGAAGATGCACTGTGAGATCTTCCCTGGGAATGTTCCAGGTCGTTGGTACAGGAACGGACAGTTGATCCAGTCCAACGACCGCATCAACATCCTGCAAAGAGCCAA GAACCACCGATTAGAAATTGTGAACAGCACCATTCACGATGCTGGGGATTATACCTTTGTGCCAGAGGGATACTCTCAGAGCCTCTGTGCCAAAGTTCATATCGTTG ATCCTCCCAGGGTGCACCTGGAGAGCTTGAACTTTCCTGACAACACGGTGACCATTGTGGCAGGAAATAAACTCCGTGTGGAgatccccatcagtggagaaccAGCACCCAGAGTGGtgtggatgaagggagagagg GTAATCCTTGACTCGGGCCACCGTGTGCGAGCTGAAACCTTCTCGGACCACACCAGCCTCACCATCGACATCGCAGAGAAGGAGGACACAGGAAACTACAAGATAGTCCTGCAGAACGAGGCTGGGGAAGCAGGGGCTAGCATCAAAGTCAAGGTGGTGGATATCCCAGACCCTCCTGAAGTTCCCCTGGTCACGGAGGTGGGAGGAGACTGGTGCTCTATGACATGGGAACCCCCGATCTATGACGGAGGCTCACCCATcttag GCTACTTCATCGAAAGGAAGAAGAAGCAGAGTTCCAGATGGATGAGGCTGAACTTTGACCTGAACAAAGAGACCACATTTGAGCCTAAAAAGATGATTGAGGGTGTCCCGTACGAGGTGCGCGTCTTTGCTGTGAATGCCATCGGCGTGTCCAAACCCAGCGAGCCATCCAAAGCCTTTGTGCCGCTGG CTGTGACCAGCGAGCCCACCATGCTGGTGGTGGATGATGTCACAGACACCACGGTGACCATGAAGTGGCGTCCCCCAGACACCATCGGAGCTGCAGGCTTAGACGGCTACCTGGTGGAGTATTGCATCGAAGGAA CTGATGACTGGAGAGTAACCAATAAGGAGCTGACAGAGAAGACTAAGTACACCATCACTGGCCTCCCTCCAGAGGCTAAGATCCTGGTTAGGGTAAGGGCTATCAATGCTGCCGGCGCCAGCACTCCCAGAACACTTCAGCACTCTATCCTGGTCAAAGAGGTCATCG AACCACCTAAGATCCGCATCCCCCGTCACTTGAGGCAGACGTACACTCGTAAAGTCGGAGAAGCCGTCAATCTCGTTATTCCATTCATG GGCAAGCCCAGGCCAAAGGTGAGCTGGCTGAAGGAGGGCCAGACGGTGGACCCCACGCAGGTCACTATCCGCAACACAGACTGTGACAGCATCATCTTCATCCGCAAAGCAGAGAGGAAACACTCTGGGAAGTACGATAtgaaggtggaggtggagaaccACGTGGACACGGCCATCGTAGACATCCAGATAGTAG ACCTCCCAGGGCCTCCACAGTGTGTGAAGATAGATGAGGTCTGGGGGGGAAACGTGGCTCTGGACTGGACCCCTCCAAAGGACAATGGCAACGCCGCCATTACAGGCTACACCATCCAGAAAGCAGACAAGAAGACCATG GAGTGGTACACGTGTATTGAGCACTACCACCGCACCTGCATCACCATCACCGAGCTGGTGGTGGGGAACGAGTACTACTTCAGAATCTACTCTGAGAACATGGTGGGTCTGAGCGAGGGTGCCACCCAGACCAAGGACAGCGCCCTCATCGTTAAAGAAG GCATGCAACTGAAGAACCCCGAGTACATCGACCACGACTTCAAAGAGCCTCCCAAGTTCACCCAGCCCCTCATCAACACCTTCGCCATCGCTGGCTACAACGCCACCCTCAACTGCAGCGTCCGCGCCAACCCACGG CCCAAAGTGATTTGGATGAAGAATAAGATAGCCATCATTGACGACCCGCGCTACCGCATGTTTAGCAACCAAGGGGTCTGCACCCTGGAGATCCGGAAACCCAGTCCCTACGACGGGGGCATGTACTCCTGCAAGGCCATTAATTACCTGGGTGATGCACTAGTGGAGTGTAAACTGGAGGTTAAAG gGGGCTTTACCTTCTCTGAGCTCATGCAGCGTGGAGTGCCTTTACACCTGATCGATAAGTACATGAGCGAAACCAAGgccgtggagcagccagagaagTAG
- the LOC115106127 gene encoding myosin-binding protein C, slow-type-like isoform X19 produces the protein MPEPTKKVWSLGEGQAPEDLDKPVDTPPLSSLLIERPQGGSITVGGDISFVAKVEAQDLLRKPTIKWFKGKWMDLASKTGKHLQLKETFDRRTKIHTFEMHIIKAKDNYAGNYRCEVTYKDKFDSCSFDLEVKELEQSQSVDIRSAFKRSSEGHEDAGDLDFSGLLKHREPKQDETPEVDVWEILKSARPDQYEKIAFEYGITDLRGLLKRLKKTKKEEKKSEAFAKKLDPAYQVDKGGKIRLVVDLADPTVELKWYKNGQEIRPTPNQRKFIFEQKGTQRIMVINNCGLNDDAAYSVAAGEEKCTTELFVKELPVKITKEIEAVKTTVNERIELACEVSEEGAQVKWCKNGVEVPTGPRSRYRVKSEGLKHWLIIDDASKEDTGTFSLMASGGTSEAKVQVELKPLKIIQDLQDMTVLLGQPLKMHCEIFPGNVPGRWYRNGQLIQSNDRINILQRAKNHRLEIVNSTIHDAGDYTFVPEGYSQSLCAKVHIVDPPRVHLESLNFPDNTVTIVAGNKLRVEIPISGEPAPRVVWMKGERVILDSGHRVRAETFSDHTSLTIDIAEKEDTGNYKIVLQNEAGEAGASIKVKVVDIPDPPEVPLVTEVGGDWCSMTWEPPIYDGGSPILGYFIERKKKQSSRWMRLNFDLNKETTFEPKKMIEGVPYEVRVFAVNAIGVSKPSEPSKAFVPLAVTSEPTMLVVDDVTDTTVTMKWRPPDTIGAAGLDGYLVEYCIEGTDDWRVTNKELTEKTKYTITGLPPEAKILVRVRAINAAGASTPRTLQHSILVKEVIEPPKIRIPRHLRQTYTRKVGEAVNLVIPFMGKPRPKVSWLKEGQTVDPTQVTIRNTDCDSIIFIRKAERKHSGKYDMKVEVENHVDTAIVDIQIVDLPGPPQCVKIDEVWGGNVALDWTPPKDNGNAAITGYTIQKADKKTMEWYTCIEHYHRTCITITELVVGNEYYFRIYSENMVGLSEGATQTKDSALIVKEGMQLKNPEYIDHDFKEPPKFTQPLINTFAIAGYNATLNCSVRANPRPKVIWMKNKIAIIDDPRYRMFSNQGVCTLEIRKPSPYDGGMYSCKAINYLGDALVECKLEVKGGFTFSELMQRGVPLHLIDKYMSETKAVEQPEK, from the exons TGTGGTCTCTGGGAGAGGGACAGGCTCCAGAAGACCTTGACAAGCCCGTAGACACCCCACCGCTGTCCAGCCTGCTCATAGAAAGACCCCAGGGCGGATCCATCACTGTGG GTGGAGACATCTCCTTTGTTGCCAAGGTGGAGGCCCAAGACCTGCTCCGTAAACCCACCATCAAGTGGTTCAAAGGGAAATGGATGGACCTGGCCAGCAAGACCGGAAAGCACTTGCAACTGAAAGAAACCTTTGACCGACGCACCAAG ATTCACACATTTGAGATGCATATCATCAAGGCCAAAGACAACTATGCTGGAAACTACAGGTGTGAGGTCACCTACAAGGACAAATTTGACAGCTGTTCCTTTGACCTGGAAGTGAAAG AACTGGAACAGTCACAGAGTGTTGATATTCGATCAGCCTTCAAAAGAAG cagtGAAGGACACGAGGATGCAGGGGATCTTGACTTTAGTGGTCTTCTTAAACATAG GGAGCCCAAGCAGGATGAGACGCCTGAAGTGGACGTGTGGGAGATCCTGAAGTCGGCCAGGCCAGACCAGTACGAGAAGATCGCCTTTGAGTACGGCATAACAGACCTGCGGGGTCTGCTCAAGAGGCTGAAGAAGACcaagaaagaggagaagaagagtgaAG CTTTTGCCAAGAAGTTGGATCCAGCATACCAGGTGGACAAAGGAGGGAAGATCCGCTTAGTGGTGGATCTTGCAGACCCTACAGTAGAGCTGAAATGGTACAAGAACGGCCAGGAGATCCGTCCAACTCCAAA TCAAAGGAA GTTTATCTTTGAGCAAAAAGGCACACAGCGGATTATGGTCATCAACAACTGCGGCCTGAATGATGACGCTGCCTATTCCGTAGCCGCGGGAGAAGAGAAGTGCACCACAGAGCTGTTTGTCAAAG AGTTACCAGTGAAGATTACTAAAGAGATTGAGGCGGTGAAAACGACAGTGAACGAGAGGATTGAGTTGGCGTGTGAAGTGTCTGAAGAAGGAGCTCAAGTAAAATG GTGTAAGAACGGCGTGGAGGTCCCGACCGGGCCCCGGTCACGCTACCGTGTCAAGTCTGAGGGGCTGAAACACTGGCTAATCATTGACGATGCCTCAAAGGAAGACACTGGAACCTTCTCCCTCATGGCCTCTGGGGGAACCTCTGAAGCCAAAGTCCAGGTTGAAT TGAAGCCACTGAAGATTATTCAGGATTTGCAGGACATGACAGTGCTTTTGGGCCAGCCACTGAAGATGCACTGTGAGATCTTCCCTGGGAATGTTCCAGGTCGTTGGTACAGGAACGGACAGTTGATCCAGTCCAACGACCGCATCAACATCCTGCAAAGAGCCAA GAACCACCGATTAGAAATTGTGAACAGCACCATTCACGATGCTGGGGATTATACCTTTGTGCCAGAGGGATACTCTCAGAGCCTCTGTGCCAAAGTTCATATCGTTG ATCCTCCCAGGGTGCACCTGGAGAGCTTGAACTTTCCTGACAACACGGTGACCATTGTGGCAGGAAATAAACTCCGTGTGGAgatccccatcagtggagaaccAGCACCCAGAGTGGtgtggatgaagggagagagg GTAATCCTTGACTCGGGCCACCGTGTGCGAGCTGAAACCTTCTCGGACCACACCAGCCTCACCATCGACATCGCAGAGAAGGAGGACACAGGAAACTACAAGATAGTCCTGCAGAACGAGGCTGGGGAAGCAGGGGCTAGCATCAAAGTCAAGGTGGTGGATATCCCAGACCCTCCTGAAGTTCCCCTGGTCACGGAGGTGGGAGGAGACTGGTGCTCTATGACATGGGAACCCCCGATCTATGACGGAGGCTCACCCATcttag GCTACTTCATCGAAAGGAAGAAGAAGCAGAGTTCCAGATGGATGAGGCTGAACTTTGACCTGAACAAAGAGACCACATTTGAGCCTAAAAAGATGATTGAGGGTGTCCCGTACGAGGTGCGCGTCTTTGCTGTGAATGCCATCGGCGTGTCCAAACCCAGCGAGCCATCCAAAGCCTTTGTGCCGCTGG CTGTGACCAGCGAGCCCACCATGCTGGTGGTGGATGATGTCACAGACACCACGGTGACCATGAAGTGGCGTCCCCCAGACACCATCGGAGCTGCAGGCTTAGACGGCTACCTGGTGGAGTATTGCATCGAAGGAA CTGATGACTGGAGAGTAACCAATAAGGAGCTGACAGAGAAGACTAAGTACACCATCACTGGCCTCCCTCCAGAGGCTAAGATCCTGGTTAGGGTAAGGGCTATCAATGCTGCCGGCGCCAGCACTCCCAGAACACTTCAGCACTCTATCCTGGTCAAAGAGGTCATCG AACCACCTAAGATCCGCATCCCCCGTCACTTGAGGCAGACGTACACTCGTAAAGTCGGAGAAGCCGTCAATCTCGTTATTCCATTCATG GGCAAGCCCAGGCCAAAGGTGAGCTGGCTGAAGGAGGGCCAGACGGTGGACCCCACGCAGGTCACTATCCGCAACACAGACTGTGACAGCATCATCTTCATCCGCAAAGCAGAGAGGAAACACTCTGGGAAGTACGATAtgaaggtggaggtggagaaccACGTGGACACGGCCATCGTAGACATCCAGATAGTAG ACCTCCCAGGGCCTCCACAGTGTGTGAAGATAGATGAGGTCTGGGGGGGAAACGTGGCTCTGGACTGGACCCCTCCAAAGGACAATGGCAACGCCGCCATTACAGGCTACACCATCCAGAAAGCAGACAAGAAGACCATG GAGTGGTACACGTGTATTGAGCACTACCACCGCACCTGCATCACCATCACCGAGCTGGTGGTGGGGAACGAGTACTACTTCAGAATCTACTCTGAGAACATGGTGGGTCTGAGCGAGGGTGCCACCCAGACCAAGGACAGCGCCCTCATCGTTAAAGAAG GCATGCAACTGAAGAACCCCGAGTACATCGACCACGACTTCAAAGAGCCTCCCAAGTTCACCCAGCCCCTCATCAACACCTTCGCCATCGCTGGCTACAACGCCACCCTCAACTGCAGCGTCCGCGCCAACCCACGG CCCAAAGTGATTTGGATGAAGAATAAGATAGCCATCATTGACGACCCGCGCTACCGCATGTTTAGCAACCAAGGGGTCTGCACCCTGGAGATCCGGAAACCCAGTCCCTACGACGGGGGCATGTACTCCTGCAAGGCCATTAATTACCTGGGTGATGCACTAGTGGAGTGTAAACTGGAGGTTAAAG gGGGCTTTACCTTCTCTGAGCTCATGCAGCGTGGAGTGCCTTTACACCTGATCGATAAGTACATGAGCGAAACCAAGgccgtggagcagccagagaagTAG